The Nitrospira sp. genome includes the window GTTGCCGTTGCAGCGCCCGCTGTTCTCGCAGACGGGGAACTCTACGGGTACGTGAGTTCTACTGGAACAGTACATGTGACCAACGTCCCGGCGGATCAGCGCTTTGGGGAAATCATCCTCAAGCCTCGATACCATACGGCAGTCTCAGATCAAGAGTTAGAAGAAGCGGTGATCCGCTACGCGCGGGAATATCGGCTGTCCCCTGCACTCCTCCTCGCGGTCATGAAGGCCGAATCGTCGTTTGACCCAACTGTGATTTCAAAAGCCGGAGCGGTGGGATTGATGCAGCTGATTCCCGAAACGGCAATTCGTCATGGTGTGCGAAACCTCTATGATACCCGCGACAATATTGGCGGTGGAGCGAAACACCTTCGCTACCTCCTGGATCGCTTTCACGGGAATATTCGGCTGGCACT containing:
- a CDS encoding lytic transglycosylase domain-containing protein, which translates into the protein MVGLFMVAVAAPAVLADGELYGYVSSTGTVHVTNVPADQRFGEIILKPRYHTAVSDQELEEAVIRYAREYRLSPALLLAVMKAESSFDPTVISKAGAVGLMQLIPETAIRHGVRNLYDTRDNIGGGAKHLRYLLDRFHGNIRLALAAYNAGEKKVDRYRQIPPFKETQLYVRKVMGYYRDYRSQEPDFLITAGGTAYR